The following nucleotide sequence is from Mauremys reevesii isolate NIE-2019 unplaced genomic scaffold, ASM1616193v1 Contig30, whole genome shotgun sequence.
GGGGGAAGGAAGTGAAGAGGGGATGATAGAGATATTTTAATACTGTTCTTGGTTTATATACACCTGTTAAACCCCGAGTTCTCTATACACATTCAGTTTCACTAATCAGCTTCTCCTGATGTCTGAAAGAGCCACATAATAatacagcaaaaagaaaaatatttctaaagagaataaggaaatgtggtttatgacacaaaaattggcaggggaCGTGGTAGCAGCATTATGATGTGAAACCATCTGCTGACTAGATTTCCAGTGCAGGCTGCCCTTTTAGAAATTGTTTGCACTTCCAAATGCTGCATTTTTGCACACCCCGATTAACCAAGCAAAAAGATGGCTGGAAGGCAGCTCCAGGTGTAAAAAATTCTTCCTTGACTTCCTTGTGCTAGGGGCATCGGAGACTCTCCTCCCTGATGCAGGACTCTAAGCTGCCTCCTCGCTCCATTCCAAGGCCACACCCTCCCTTCCAGCATCACTGCGCACAGAAACAAGCTGCTCCCAACATTAAACTTCTCTCTCTGGCCACATGGACAAGAATGAAGGGCCCGTAGAGCCAAGTTTCTGAGAACCTGCTggatcataggactggaagggacctcgagaggtcatctagtcccgtcccctgcactcatggcaggaccacgAGCGCATGAAGTTGAGACCGGGTTGCAAGCTGAAGCAAGACCAATTCTGTCTGTCTGGAAATAAGGGGCAGATTTAAACTTCCCCTgggatgtggtaaattctccatccCTTGGAGACTTTACATCTGGAATGGGCATCTCTTTCTGAAGGATCAGATCTCGTTTGCCCCCACATGACCAGACTAGATGCTGGGGTCCCTGGTGTGattcccccctgccctgggctatGCAGGAGCTCAGATCAGATTATTAGAATGGTCCTTTCAGGTCTTAATGTCTCATTGTTAATCTTCTCCCTTCAGAGACACTGTATTGCTCGGATGTATCCAACAGCCCCAGAGGCAGCAAACTGGAGAGCAAGACATGAGCCCCAGGCACTGTGGGTCCCAACTCTAGCACTAGAACTTGACTGCAGAGGGACAGGGCCAAAGGGGACAGGGACTCACAGACCCTCAGGAAATTCCAGCTTCAGCCTATAAATCCGAATGAGAATTTTTCAGGGGTTGAGTTTAATGGATTCCCCCTCTCCCACTGGAAAACAGACAAACACACAAACTCCTTACCCCAGGAGACAGAGAGTGGCTCTAACAGGCTTTCATGCTCCACGTGACATGAATAATGGGCTTTGATCTTGGGATTAATCTCCATTGTCACCCAGGTCTGGTAGGTCCCGTCCCCACTGGGTAGGATGCCTTCAGAATAGGTCTCCTGCTGTCTGCTTTCCCCATTTTTCAGCCAGGTAACGGTGATGTCCCGGGGGTAGAACCCACTGACCTTACAGGAGAGGGTGGTGAGGCCGTCATGAGATGACCTGTCACTCACTCTAGCTGTTGGGCGCActgggaaaaagaagaaattgaaGTTAGTTGTTTTCAAGCTCTAATCCAGGCAGCCTTTGCTGGAGCTTTGCAGCATGAAATTCCGAGACCCCGGCAGTGGGAGAGGATGAGAGTCCATGAGATGGAATGTTAGAGGATTTCTGTGCCAAATTCACAGCATCAGCAACAGTGAATCCTAAATCCAGGTCCCTGACCTGGACTCTGCTCTCAGCCACAGTGACACAAGTACCTTGAAAGGCTTCACTAAGCTCCAGATACAGGTGTCAATCACATGCTAGGTTTGGGCCCATCTCCTTTcagtccctggccagggagcaAAAAATGGACTGGATAAACTGACCATTTAGAGATGGAAAGGGTCCAATTAACAAAAAGTGACACACAGAGCTAAACTGCCCCTCAAACTAGCTAATATTATTTGGCTAATTTCTTGTAGATTGTTACCAAATCTATTTACCCAATATTATGGATTTCAAAAGGATTTACCCTTATGTTGAAAAATCAGTTTCCCAGCCCCTTGGCACCAAAATACACATTACACTGCTGTGTACGGCATTTTCTTCTTGGCATTTGTAAAGATGGCAAAGGTCAAGATAATGTTCTGCTGAGATTTGAGAGAGAAATAAGCAACTAGTATGTTGCAAAAAACTGGGTACAAATTTCAAGTAACCTTGAACAGCAAGCGCAAACTGTTTGGGAAGGGAAAAATTAGGGTGTGTAATGATGCTAACTAATTTGGGAAATTTGTGTCCATGGTAACAAGGTACATACATGGGTAATAGTGAGTTAACATTTTGAAGCAGACTGCGCTGCAACTGTCCTCCTGAGTCGGAGTGTTAAAGCATTTAACCTCTTCCCCTTCTATGTTTGTGCTGATTAATCTTTAACTAAAAAGCTTTGGTAATAAATCTGAGTGTGATTATCTGATGTCTTCTTAATAAAAGAATCAAGGAATAAGTAAGAAAGTGTTGCAGCAAAGGTAGGTCTTGAGGGGGGAAACTTTAAGGACAAGGGGAGCCTTCTTCCAGATTAGTGTGTGGAGGGCAATACATAGATGACTGTGAGAGAAGTTTGGACAAAGACACGACAAGAACAAAATATCATCATTGGTGGGACATGGGCCGGGGTTAACACAACAAATATGATGGTAcagaaagtgaatgaggaagaATTACATGACGAATGAAGGTGGTGTCCATAGAAGTGGTGGCACTTCCATAATTAAGCAAAATGCAATATGCAAATGCAAAACTAAGCTCTAAAATGCACATGCATAGGCAGATTACCTTGATAACTACTGTGTCACaccaggggaagaggcagaatttGCTCTGCAAATTTGGGTTCATTTGGTCAGCTTCTCTACAGtgaactgcttttaacattttcaatTTCTTATCTTGTtttccagcagagctggggggggggggggggggatgagggtgTTTACCCACCCATCCCTGGTGCACGGTTAGCTGAACGGACCCTTACCTCCCTGCTCCATTTTGGAACTAGGATTGGGGAATGGAGGTGTAACTAGTAGTAACCTCCTGGGTGGGGCTTGTCCCCCGCCTTACCTTTCCTCTGCAGAGTCTCCTTCCCGTACTCTAGAGAACTCCTTAGCCAGGGAATACATTCCTCCTCCAGGTAATGTTTCCATCGCTGGTTGTCAAATACTTCAGCATCCCATCTCCTTTTGGTGATCTGAGCCCCAATATCTGCTGCTACCCAAGACATGGTCTCCTTATCGAAGGTAAGAAAGTCTCGTTCGTTATATGAATCCTGGTAAAACCCCCAAGTGGTGTTGTCTTCCTGGAGATCACAGCCAAGTATCATCTGGATAATGTGAAAGTCTGAAACACAGCTGAGGGTCAGCAGCAGCCTCTCTATGAGAATCTCATCAAGACCCCACCGCAGGTAGCCCAGTGGGTCCTCCCCTTGCTACTggaccctccctcccctgagaaATGGGGTTCACACTTATGCTGTTGGGTCCTACACCTTCCCAGTTCCTTTAAGGAGGgaacagtaataataatagggttCAGATTTTTCTTGATGTGATAGCTATAGAtgtcttcaccaagtagttgaagaatcaacaagaggggatgccattttagatttggttttggtgagaagtcaggacctcatagaagaaatagtTGTTAGGGCCAACcatggttcgagtgatcatgagctaattcagttcaaactagatggaaggataaacaaaaatagatctgggactagggtttgttgatttcaaaagggctaactttaaagaattaaggaaattagttagggaagtggattggactgaagaacgtGTCGATGTAAAGGTGGAGGatgcctggaattacttcaagtcaaagttggagaaactatcagaagcctgcatcccaagaaaggggacaaaaatcataggcaggagttatagaccaagctggatgagcaagcatctcagagagatgattaagaaaaagcagaaagcataCAAGGGTTGGAAGATGggaaggattagcaaggaaagctaccttattgaggtcagatcatgcagggataaagtgagaaaggccaaaagccatgtagagttggaccttgcaaagggaattaaaacccatagtaaaaggttctatagccatataaataagaagaaaacaaagacagaagaagtgggaccgctaaacactgaggatggaatggaggttaaggataatccaggcatggcccaatatctaaacaaatactttgcctcagtctttaatgaggctaatgacgAATTTaaggataatggtaggatgacaaatgggaatgaggctatggaggtagatattaccacatccgaggtagaagcaaAAATTGAACATCTTAATGGGACAAAAATCGGGGGggccagataatcttcatccaagaatattaaaggaactggcacaggaaattgcaagcccattagcaagaatttttaatgaatcagtaaactcaggggcaCTGTACGACTGGAGTATTGCTAacatagtacctatttttaagaaagggaaaataagtgatccgagtaactataggcctgttagtttgacatgtGTAGGATGTAAGGTCtttgaaaaatttttgaaggagaaagtagttaaggacattgaggtcaatggtaattgggaaaAACATGGTTTTACAACAGGTAGATCacgccaaaccaacctgatatccTTCTCAAGAaggaaacagattttttagacaaaggaaacgcagtggatctaatttatctCTATTTCAGTAAGGGAtctgacacggttccacatggggaattattaattaatttggaaaagatggggatcaatatgaaaactgaaaggtggataaggaactggttaaaggggagactacaacaggtcgtactgaaaggtgaactgtcaggctggaaggaggttactagtggagttcctatGGGGTCAGTTTGGGGATCAATctaatttaatctttttattactgatcttggcacaaaaagtgtgggaatgtgctaataaagtttgcggatgacacaaagctgggaggtattgctaacacagagaatatcttacaggaagatctggatgaccttgtaaactggagtaatagtaataggatgaaatttaatagtgaaaagtgcaaggtcatgcatttagattaataacaagaattttagtcataaattggggacacatcagctagaagtaacggaggaggagaaggacctcagagtattggttgatcaaaGCTAAtacggtcttgggatgcatcaggcgagttATTGCCAGTAGAGAtgaggaggtgttagtaccgttatacaaagCACTGCTGAGAGCTCATCtgcaatactgtgtgcagttctggtctcccatgtttaagaaggatgaattcaaactggaacaggttcagagatgggctactaggatgatccgaggaatggaaaacctgtcttatgaaaggagactcaaagagcttggcttgtttagcctaaccaaaagaaggttgaggggggatatgattgctctttataaatatatcagagggataaatattagggagggagaggaattatttaagcttagtaccaatgtggacacaagaacaaatggatataaactggacactaggaagtttagacttgaaattagacgaaggtttctaaccatcagaggagtgaagttctggaacagccttccaaggggagtagtgggagcaaacgacatatctggctttaagactaagcttgataaatttatggaggggatggtatgatgggatagcctaattttggcaattgatctttgattatcagcaggtaaatatgcccagtcgcctgtgatgggatgttagatgggttgggatctgagttactacagagaattctttcctgggtgctggctggtgagtcttgctcacatgctcagggtttaactgatcgccatatttggggtcgggaaggaattttcctccagggcagattggcagaggccctggaggtttttcgccttcctctgcagcatggggcacgggtcacgggtcacttgctggaggattctctgcagcttgaggtcttcaaaccgcaatttggggacttcagtaactcagacataggctaggggtttgttccaggagtgggtgggtgagattctgtggcctgcattgtgcaggaggtcagactagatgatcataatggtcccttctgaccttaaagtctatgagtaaccCAAACCCGCAGGGGGCGCCCTCTACATCTGTGGGGTCTTTGTACACTAAAGACCCCCCCACACTGCAGAGAGTTCACAACCTTCTAGGAGTACCTCATTGCTACTTGTTCTTGTATGCTCcctgaagggggtgcagggcggCACGACCCTAAAGGGAGCACTCTGGATACTGCAGGGGTCTGTCCCCTCCAGCTCTCTTCTGCTCTCTGAGGATCCCACTTCTGGTAGTCAGGGTCATTTTAGAGAAGAGAGGGAGTGCAGAGGGTCTGTATGCCACTCTCTCCTGCTCTGGTTGTATTAATTTTGCAGGGTCCTAAAAGGTCACTTGATCCCCCACCTCCTCCATTCACAGAACCCCCAtgtccctgtggggagggggtacagTCTGTCCCCCACACTATCCTCTGCTCTGGTTTAAATGACCTCAGGCTCATTTAAAGGCTCACTCTGTTTCCCTGCTCCATCTTCCCCGTGCCCTCAACTCAATCTAGGAACAGCAAAGAACCAACTTTGGATGCTTGGCCTCTTTTTCACATGGCCACTGTCTCAAGGTGATTCTCTGAAAGGATCAGGCCATTGACGGACCACAGTTCAGCTGGCTGCCATTTTCCTCCAGCCAGGCTAACTGTCACAACAACGGCCCCCATCTCACACACAACCAAGAGCAGATTCAGTTAATATAGCCATCCCTGGGCTgacaggaggcagggagggggatggggacagGAAAGAGAAttcagaggagagggagggatgcTGTGGTGAACAGAGAACACTGTGGGGATCACGAGGAAGATTGAAATGTGTGGGGAACGGATCAGACCTCTAGCTTGGCAAACGGGGCAGAATATGGGGGCACAAAAATAACCCACACAGGGTCCCAAATATTTTCACCCCTTCCCCATCCTGCATTAGATACATTGAGGTAAATGCCTAGATTTTCAGCAatcactagtgattttgggtgcccaactgagACTTTTTAAAGGGCCCTGATCAGAAAGTGGGAGCACCTGCCTGTGAATATCAGACACCCAAAATATCACTAATCACTTCTGGAAAAATGTAGGCCAAGGGATTAAAATACAATTTGTTGTCACAGCCATAGGTGAGAGCCAAGCCCACTAAGCTGTGTCCCTGAGCTATGCCACAGGTTTGGCCAAAAACCAGTTATTAACCTCCCTGTAACGgttgttcttagagatgtgttgcACACATCCATTCCATGCTAGGTGTGCGTGCCCCGCACACAGTTGCCAGAAATTTTTCCATCAATGATACCCCTCATGCTGGCTCTAACATCCTCCGGTGCAGTGCTCTCATGTCACGATATAAGGGGACCAGTCGACCCCGCGGGCAAGAAGGAACAGAGAAGgtgcaactccaacagaggggtaggaCAGTGGCTCGTGGAATGGACGTGTGCAACCcgtctcaaagaacaacagttacagaaaggttagtaaccattttttcttcaacTGCTTGCATACGTCCGTTCCATGTTCAGTGATTCCCAAGCAGTACCGTAAGAGGTGGGCTCTGAGTTCATGGACATATAGATTACAACACTGCCCAACCAAACCCAGTGTCATTTCTAGCTTGCTAGGTGATGGCGTAGTTGGAAGAAAAAGTATGTACTGGTGCCCAAGTCACAGCTCTGCAAATGTCCCTGGATCGGGCCTGGGCCATGAACACCACTGAGGAAGCTTGTGCTCTCACAGAATGAGCTGTCAGGAAGGCAGGTGGTGGGACAACTGCCTGCTCGTAGCACATGTGAATGCACAATGTGATCCAGGATGGAATTCTCTGAGCCTTTCATCCTATCAGCTACTGCTACAAAGAGCAGCGTGGATCTACAGATAGACTTTCTATACAGTCCTTTCTATATAGAACACTAGGACACACTGCCTAACATCCAGAGTGTGGAGATGTCATTCCTCCCTATTCTTCTGTGGCTTCAGGAAGAAAATGGGCAGGAAAATAGCCTGATTACTATGAAACTGAGAGACTACCTTTGGGAGGAACACGAGGTGGGGGCGACATTGTGCTTTGTCTTTAAAGAACACTGTATATGGAGGTTTTGACATAAGAGCTCTAATCCCCGAGACCCTCCTGACTGAGGTAACTGCTACCAGAAAGGcgaccttccaggaaaggtacaacAGAGGGCACAATGCCAATGGCTCAAAGGGAGGCCCCGTGAGCTCTGACAGGACAAGATGTAAGTCCTCCAGGGGGATGGGTTCCCAGATTTGCGGGTAGAGCCTTTCAAAGCCCTTGAGGAAGTGATTGGACATTTCACGTGAAAAAACTGATCGACCACCCAACAGAGGGTAGAATGCGGAGATCGCGGCTGTGTGTGCCTGAACAGATGAAATCGCTTCATCTGAGAGATGACTCAGTGGGTGAGAGGCAGCGGTGCCGGAACAGGGGGACCAAGGGGCCATGGCCCtgccacttcagcagcaggtggGGCGCGGCGCGTGGAGCCTCAggagaagaggtggagtgggtgggGGCACCAGAGGAAGAGGCGGAGTCAGTTTCAGCACCAGTGGCTCCCCACTCATAGGGAGGTTAGACTGGATAGACCAGatggagaaacgcttccacttggccaggtaagtaGCTCTGGGGTAGATGGTTCCCTACTGCCTAGCAAGACCTAGCAAACCTGCTCCAAACAGGCCAGTTCTGCAGGTTTAACCATGGAGCTGTCAGGCAGACAGAGCATTTGGCCGTGATCTTGGAAGATCAGGTCCGGAAGGAGAGGGAACGGCGTTGGAGTTGCTACTGACAGGTCTAGAAATAAGCCAAACTAGTGGTGATGTGGCCAGGCTGAGGCTATGAGAATAACCTTCGCCCTTGACCTTCAGCAAGACCTTCTGCACAAAAGGAATGGAGAGAAAGGCGCAGAACACATGTTTTCTCCAAGGGAGTAAGAAGGCATCTGGGAGCAAGCCTGGGTTGCAGTCACACAGACAGCAGAACTGCTGACACTTCCTGTTCTGTCTGGTTGTGAACTGGTCTACGAGGGGAGCACCCCACCACTGGAAAATGGTCCTTGCTATGTCGGGGCATAGGGACCATTCGCGGTGAGAAGAGCTGATCTGCCAGCTTGTTCTGGGCTCCTGAAAGGTGAGAAGCTTCAAGGTGGATCAAGTGCTTTATGCAGAGCTCCCACAAGCAAATGGCCTCCTGACACAGGGGGATAAGAGCGGGACGCACCCTGCCTTTTGATGTAAAATATGGCTGCCATATTGTCTCTAAGACCTCGCACCATCTTGCTTGCAATGTGGGGTAACAACACCTGACGTGCTAGGCTGAGCGCTCTGATGTTTATCTGTAGCAAGAGTTCCTGCTGGGACCACTGACCTTGTGTCCTGAGGTGCCTGAGATGGGCCCCCAACCGAGCTTGGATACATCTAACATTATGGATACCGAGGGTTGGGGCCTGACGAAGGGAACGGCCAAGCCTACCAACCAGGGATCTGTCCACTAGTCGAGGGAGGCAAGGACTGGGACAGGCACTGTGAGCACCGAGTCCAAATGATGGCTGTTTGGCTGGTACACTGAGGCCGGCCAAGCATGAAGGGGTCTGTGGTGCAGCCTCGCATATCACACCACATATATACAGGAGGCCATGTGACCCAACAGCCTGAGTGGGCCTTGACCTCTGACGACAGTGACTGGAAGTGGGCTTCTGGGAGGAACGCCCTGGCCTGAGTAGAATCGAGCACCACTCTGATAAACTCTAGCCTCTGAGCCGGGAGGAGTGTTGACTTCTGCTCCTTTATCAGCAGACTCAGTGCTCGAAAGGTTGCTTGGACGAGGTGACGCTGGCTTTCACCTGGGACTTGGACTGgcccttgaccagccagtcaTTGAGGTACGGATACACCTGCAACCCTCACCTTCTCAGGAAGGCTGCCACGACTGCCATGCATTACATAAAGACCCATTTGGCTGCTGACAGGCTGAATGGGAGGAAGGTAAATTGGAAATGAGCCTGGTTCACAATGATCACGAGAAACCTTCTGTGGCCTCGGAAAATGGAGATGTGGAAATAGGCATCTTTCAAaccgagggtggcataccagacCCCTGCatccagggaaggaatgatggaggccagggagaccatgcggaacttcaacctTTTGGAGGTAACAGTTGAGGCGTTGCAGATCTAGAATGGGTCAGAGATGccctttgggattaggaaataacaggagtaaaaccctttccctcttAAGTTCCGAGGCACTTCCTCCATGGCTCCTACCCGGAGAAGACTTTGCACCTTCTGGGCTaaaagttgctcatgagaagggtccctgaagagggacaggattGGGGGGTAGGAGGGAGGCGTGGAAACAAAGTGAAGCGTATAACCCTCCTCCACCGTACTCAGCATCCAATGGTCTGTGGTGAAAAGGGACCTGCTGAGCTGAAGCGGGAGAGATGGTCCAAAAACAAAAGGGGGGCAAGATCCACTACGGGAACTGGTGTAATGCCCTCGGGTGCCCCatcaatagttatccttggagccCCGAGTATCCATGAGGGCCAGGCAGTGAGGCTGATGGGGTGGCTGTCTATGCCTATAACTTCTGTTCTGCTTTTTGAACAGGTCCTGACAAGGCGGGAAGCGGGCAGGCTGTTGGGGTTTGAAATGTTTCCTTTAAGGCAATGGGGCAGAGAGATTCAAGGACTTGAGGGTGGCCCTGGAGGCCTTCAGGCTGTGCAGTTTGGCGTCTGTTTGCTCTGAGAAGAGCCAAGTCCCTTCAAATGGAAGGTCTTGAAGAGACTGCTGGACCTCTGCCTGTAGGCCAGAGGACTGAAGCCAGGAGACCGTTTGCACAGCCACTGCTGATGCCATAGCCCCGGtgtgacagatttatgttaccaatcAACCTGAGGTGTTAGGTGATCAGGTTGAGGCTGCAGGATTgttaggggaggagatgaaggagcacGCCAAATgactaaattttaaagctttattaataaaataacattgGTGAGTGCTAGGTGCTCCCCACGTTACTTTGGGGAAAAAGAAAGCGTTAGTGC
It contains:
- the LOC120393792 gene encoding class I histocompatibility antigen, F10 alpha chain-like isoform X2, with amino-acid sequence MGRVLPRCGAALGLALLLGAVALRGGHSRLHSWRIFHTVVSQSSPGLPWHRYVGYVDDQVIFEYSSEKQRVEPRTAWMTQNEGLEFWDHQIFWARRWEAWFRASLNTLRELYNRTEDFHIIQMILGCDLQEDNTTWGFYQDSYNERDFLTFDKETMSWVAADIGAQITKRRWDAEVFDNQRWKHYLEEECIPWLRSSLEYGKETLQRKVRPTARVSDRSSHDGLTTLSCKVSGFYPRDITVTWLKNGESRQQETYSEGILPSGDGTYQTWVTMEINPKIKAHYSCHVEHESLLEPLSVSWEPNNNLIPTVAGVITAVVLIGVIIGVVVWKKKHSGRNGDGYVVAQA
- the LOC120393792 gene encoding class I histocompatibility antigen, F10 alpha chain-like isoform X1; amino-acid sequence: MGRVLPRCGAALGLALLLGAVALRGGHSRLHSWRIFHTVVSQSSPGLPWHRYVGYVDDQVIFEYSSEKQRVEPRTAWMTQNEGLEFWDHQIFWARRWEAWFRASLNTLRELYNRTEDFHIIQMILGCDLQEDNTTWGFYQDSYNERDFLTFDKETMSWVAADIGAQITKRRWDAEVFDNQRWKHYLEEECIPWLRSSLEYGKETLQRKVRPTARVSDRSSHDGLTTLSCKVSGFYPRDITVTWLKNGESRQQETYSEGILPSGDGTYQTWVTMEINPKIKAHYSCHVEHESLLEPLSVSWEPNNNLIPTVAGVITAVVLIGVIIGVVVWKKKHSGRNGDGYVVAQEP